The following are encoded together in the Gadus chalcogrammus isolate NIFS_2021 chromosome 2, NIFS_Gcha_1.0, whole genome shotgun sequence genome:
- the LOC130371753 gene encoding zinc finger protein 8-like, whose product MMCDTTNRSFRTNLATILEQLTNAALVEISKLADDCSAVLHTEISQQKSENDALKKKCYSLEIQLRAARETQHYPNDTLDHRPSGTHGLEKRVQEQQQHPPTIEGIFGKDWCSDLWREERVATERKERMEASATREVLPQAINLIDSDPDLIFVKEEAYDDQPIGQQMRTRDHRKSGPTFEESSLHRTVPNELRLHARDLHNFTMNANSQTQQQPGTQPSVPLIEHLIADSGLSTFVDNTNPSQATGEYSDCMNNAHSNGNNNANAGKQLAVDQRVRKPLKTFECLFCGKIFNYLSSLKVHIRRHSGEKPFSCPVCGKRFAQKTYLKLHQRVHSGEKPYSCQQCGKSFSQKSSLNIHLRTHTGEKPYSCVDCGKSYAYKYGFNHHQCFN is encoded by the exons ATGATGTGCGACACCACTAACAGAAGTTTCAGAACTAATCTGGCCACTATTTTGGAACAACTGACCAACGCAGCCTTAGTTGAAATAAGCAAGCTTGCCGATGACTGCTCCGCCGTCCTCCACACAGAGATATCGCAACAGAAGAGTGAAAACGAtgcattaaaaaagaaatgctatTCACTTGAGATTCAACTGAGGGCAGCCAGAGAAACACAGCACTATCCAAACGACACTCTTGACCATCGACCGAGTGGGACTCATGGCCTGGAAAAACGTGTACAAG AGCAGCAACAGCATCCCCCAACGATTGAAGGCATTTTTGGAAAGGACTGGTGCAGTGACCTATGGAGAGAAGAAAGAGTTGCCACggaaaggaaagagagaatgGAAGCTTCTGCCACCAGAGAAGTGTTACCACAG GCAATAAACCTGATAGACAGTGATCCCGACCTAATATTTGTGAAAGAGGAGGCATACGATGACCAGCCAATCGGCCAACAGATGAGAACCAGGGATCACAGAAAAA GCGGGCCTACGTTCGAGGAGAGCTCCCTTCACAGAACCGTCCCCAACGAGCTTCGCCTTCACGCGAGAGACTTACACAACTTCACCATGAACGCCAACAGCCAGACGCAGCAGCAACCAGGCACACAGCCCTCCGTGCCGCTCATAGAACATCTGATTGCAGACTCGGGGCTGAGCACCTTTGTCGACAACACAAACCCTTCCCAAGCCACCGGGGAATACTCCGACTGTATGAACAATGCCCACAGCAACGGCAACAACAACGCCAACGCGGGTAAACAATTGGCTGTGGACCAGCGGGTTAGGAAGCCACTGAAAACCTTTGAGTGCCTGTTCTGCGGGAAGATATTCAACTATCTCAGCAGTTTGAAGGTACACATCCGGAGACACTCTGGCGAGAAGCCCTTCAGTTGCCCCGTTTGTGGGAAGAGGTTCGCTCAAAAAACGTATCTGAAACTACACCAGCGAGTGCATTCCGGGGAAAAGCCTTACAGTTGCCAGCAATGTGGCAAAAGCTTTTCCCAGAAGAGCTCCTTGAACATCCACTTACGGACACATACGGGAGAAAAGCCCTATAGCTGTGTTGATTGTGGGAAGAGTTATGCGTACAAGTACGGTTTTAATCATCACCAGTGTTTTAATTGA
- the LOC130371872 gene encoding oocyte zinc finger protein XlCOF19-like, which yields MDTSGRTLVCRNAASKGLGPARSLAPAKSPRIQGLLWNSEMAKRFGCAQCGKSFRCFSQLEIHQRSHTGEKPFRCTLCGKRYAQKGHLYTHQRTHTGEKPYGCPICGKGFIQKCTLDMHQRTHTGEKPFVCGHCGKGFTKNCNLKKHLAVHADVADGRSYNGESIARHGRPVGLGPTNTTTTTTTHISVTQF from the coding sequence atggacACTAGTGGGAGGACACTAGTTTGCCGGAATGCGGCCTCCAAGGGCCTGGGCCCGGCCAGGAGCCTCGCCCCAGCAAAGAGCCCAAGGATCCAGGGACTGCTGTGGAACTCTGAGATGGCCAAGAGGTTTGGCTGCGCTCAGTGCGGAAAGAGCTTCCGCTGTTTCAGCCAGCTGGAGATCCACCAGCGGAgccacaccggggagaagccttTCAGGTGCACGCTATGCGGGAAGCGTTACGCGCAGAAGGGCCACCTGTACACGCACCAACGCACCCACACCGGAGAGAAGCCGTACGGCTGTCCCATCTGCGGCAAGGGCTTCATCCAGAAGTGCACCCTGGACATGCACCAGCGCAcgcacaccggggagaagccgttTGTCTGTGGTCATTGTGGTAAAGGGTTCACCAAGAATTGTAATCTCAAAAAGCACCTGGCCGTGCACGCGGACGTGGCGGACGGACGCTCGTATAACGGGGAATCGATAGCCAGACATGGTCGCCCTGTTGGATTAGGaccaaccaacaccaccacaaccaccaccacacacatttCTGTCACTCAATTTTAA
- the pgls gene encoding 6-phosphogluconolactonase isoform X1 — MEVDPGSRIVYSICRQIFPAFSLLQPGFISRKQERFAMAARRVVVFPSSAELGPVLAELVSSRAGKAIASRGRFTLGLSGGSLVSMLSKELPALPNLDCSKWVVGFCDERLVPSNDPESTYGLYKNQLFTKINIPETAILSIDSSLPVNECAEDYARKLKEVFPGNDKPVFDMLLLGMGPDGHTCSLFPGHPLLEETARIVAPISDSPKPPPQRVTMTLPVVNSARCVVFVSTGGSKAPMLKEVLEGREGPAFPAARVLPTEGELFWLIDGPAAADLTITVEKPGSGARL, encoded by the exons ATGGAAGTAGATCCAGGAAGCAGAATAGTCTATTCGATTTGCCGACAGATATTTCCAGCATTCAGCTTACTCCAACCAGGATTTATCAGCAG GAAGCAGGAGCGGTTTGCAATGGCAGCCAGAAGAGTTGTGGTGTTCCCATCCTCAGCCGAGCTCGGCCCAGTGCTGGCTGAGCTCGTGTCATCTCGGGCAGGGAAGGCCATTGCGTCGCGTGGTCGCTTCACCCTGGGTCTCTCAGGTGGCAGCCTGGTGTCCATGCTGAGCAAGGAGCTGCCCGCTCTGCCCAACCTGGACTGCAGCAAGTGGGTGGTCGGGTTTTGTGATGAGCGGCTGGTCCCTTCCAATGACCCAGAGAGCACCTATGGGCTTTACAAG AATCAACTGTTCACCAAGATCAACATCCCAGAGACTGCGATCCTGTCCATCGACTCTTCGCTGCCAGTGAATGAGTGTGCGGAGGATTATGCTCGTAAACTGAAGGAG GTGTTCCCCGGAAACGACAAGCCCGTGTTTgacatgctgctgctgggaatGGGCCCAGACGGCCACACCTGCTCCCTCTTCCCAGGCCATCCTCTTCTGGAG GAAACTGCGAGGATCGTGGCCCCCATCAGCGACTCCCCCAAGCCCCCGCCACAACGCGTTACCATGACCCTTCCCGTGGTGAACTCGGCGCGCTGTGTGGTGTTCGTGTCGACGGGTGGCAGCAAGGCGCCCATGTTGAAG GAAGTgctggaggggagggaaggcCCAGCGTTCCCTGCAGCCCGGGTTTTGCCAACTGAAGGAGAGCTCTTCTGGCTCATCGATGGCCCGGCTGCTGCTGACCTGACGATCACCGTAGAGAAGCCTGGATCAGGCGCACGGCTTTAG
- the pgls gene encoding 6-phosphogluconolactonase isoform X2: MAARRVVVFPSSAELGPVLAELVSSRAGKAIASRGRFTLGLSGGSLVSMLSKELPALPNLDCSKWVVGFCDERLVPSNDPESTYGLYKNQLFTKINIPETAILSIDSSLPVNECAEDYARKLKEVFPGNDKPVFDMLLLGMGPDGHTCSLFPGHPLLEETARIVAPISDSPKPPPQRVTMTLPVVNSARCVVFVSTGGSKAPMLKEVLEGREGPAFPAARVLPTEGELFWLIDGPAAADLTITVEKPGSGARL, encoded by the exons ATGGCAGCCAGAAGAGTTGTGGTGTTCCCATCCTCAGCCGAGCTCGGCCCAGTGCTGGCTGAGCTCGTGTCATCTCGGGCAGGGAAGGCCATTGCGTCGCGTGGTCGCTTCACCCTGGGTCTCTCAGGTGGCAGCCTGGTGTCCATGCTGAGCAAGGAGCTGCCCGCTCTGCCCAACCTGGACTGCAGCAAGTGGGTGGTCGGGTTTTGTGATGAGCGGCTGGTCCCTTCCAATGACCCAGAGAGCACCTATGGGCTTTACAAG AATCAACTGTTCACCAAGATCAACATCCCAGAGACTGCGATCCTGTCCATCGACTCTTCGCTGCCAGTGAATGAGTGTGCGGAGGATTATGCTCGTAAACTGAAGGAG GTGTTCCCCGGAAACGACAAGCCCGTGTTTgacatgctgctgctgggaatGGGCCCAGACGGCCACACCTGCTCCCTCTTCCCAGGCCATCCTCTTCTGGAG GAAACTGCGAGGATCGTGGCCCCCATCAGCGACTCCCCCAAGCCCCCGCCACAACGCGTTACCATGACCCTTCCCGTGGTGAACTCGGCGCGCTGTGTGGTGTTCGTGTCGACGGGTGGCAGCAAGGCGCCCATGTTGAAG GAAGTgctggaggggagggaaggcCCAGCGTTCCCTGCAGCCCGGGTTTTGCCAACTGAAGGAGAGCTCTTCTGGCTCATCGATGGCCCGGCTGCTGCTGACCTGACGATCACCGTAGAGAAGCCTGGATCAGGCGCACGGCTTTAG